A genomic stretch from Octopus bimaculoides isolate UCB-OBI-ISO-001 chromosome 15, ASM119413v2, whole genome shotgun sequence includes:
- the LOC128249547 gene encoding uncharacterized protein LOC128249547, with amino-acid sequence MKIGSTLYLFVILAVLVWGKVKIEELNDGNKAGSNAEKRAMGNAAIDIPAIKRVKRENSRYSIYEIYNIIEKARIKMIAEKKKKQGRGLMNSLARDNGLAGKGHQISKRSVEEAPLSLDEEMSNTQDSQIPLQLSKELYKRRRNALYSPPEAYKVSSIFDAPEI; translated from the exons atgaagATAGGTTCGACCCTGTACCTTTTCGTAATCCTAGCTGTCTTAGTTTGGGGAAAGGTCAAAATTGAAGAACTTAATG acGGCAATAAGGCTGGTTCAAATGCAGAGAAAAGAGCGATGGGGAATGCAGCTATCGATATTCCAGCTATCAAGAGAGTTAAACGCGAAAACTCTAGATACAgcatttatgaaatttataatataatagaaaaagCGCGCATTAAAATGAttgcagaaaaaaagaagaaacaaggcAGAGGTCTTATGAATTCTCTTGCTCGTGATAATGGCTTAGCTGGCAAGGGACATCAAATATCGAAACGTTCTGTTGAGGAAGCACCGCTGTCCCTCGACGAAGAAATGTCTAATACTCAAGATTCTCAAATTCCTTTGCAACTTTCAaaggaattatataaaagaagACGGAATGCTCTCTATTCTCCTCCAGAGGCCTACAAAGTCTCAAGTATTTTCGATGCCCCCGAAATATAG